In the Olleya sp. Hel_I_94 genome, one interval contains:
- a CDS encoding efflux RND transporter periplasmic adaptor subunit, with amino-acid sequence MKNIYNITIAALLLLATSCKTESEPAMEEHSATNENVVELTQAQLKQTSIEVGKAVKRNIGNEITVNGMIDVPPQGNISVTIPYGGFLKYTEMLPGTKIRKGQIVAKVENPEFIEFQRAYLEAIADNDYLKSDYDRQKILNDERVSSTKVFEKAKSIYLNNQATIKALGSKLRLIGINPKNVRNGTISSTVNVYSPINGVVRDVYVNTGKYFGTQDVLMDITDASDLHVELNVYEDDIPLIRIGQRIRFRLANAPEEWMKAEIFLIGNNVRDDRSVTIHGHLKESETYEELLPGMFVNAKIEVGTLEMYAVPEEAIVRYQGNQYIFEALGNRTEGNATMMDYEMLEVEKGNAEDGFVAIELKDKSRSIESIDLVLKDAFTLLAKAKNSEEEGGGHGH; translated from the coding sequence ATGAAGAATATATATAACATCACAATCGCAGCCCTTCTATTGCTTGCAACAAGTTGCAAAACAGAATCGGAGCCCGCAATGGAAGAACATTCTGCAACAAACGAGAATGTTGTAGAGCTTACCCAAGCACAGCTGAAACAGACTTCTATTGAAGTGGGAAAGGCGGTGAAAAGAAATATTGGTAATGAAATAACTGTCAACGGTATGATAGACGTGCCACCACAAGGCAATATATCGGTAACCATTCCTTACGGTGGATTCCTGAAATACACGGAGATGCTTCCTGGAACCAAAATACGTAAAGGACAAATAGTTGCTAAAGTTGAGAATCCAGAATTTATTGAATTTCAAAGAGCCTATTTAGAAGCTATTGCAGATAATGATTATCTAAAATCCGATTACGACCGTCAGAAAATTTTGAACGATGAACGAGTATCATCCACCAAGGTTTTTGAGAAGGCAAAAAGCATATATCTCAACAATCAGGCAACGATCAAAGCCTTGGGAAGCAAACTGCGATTGATAGGCATCAATCCCAAAAACGTTAGAAATGGAACCATTTCATCCACTGTAAATGTGTATTCACCTATCAATGGTGTTGTTAGGGATGTGTATGTCAATACGGGAAAATATTTTGGAACACAGGATGTCTTGATGGACATAACGGACGCGTCAGACCTTCACGTAGAACTCAATGTTTATGAGGATGATATTCCACTAATCCGTATAGGACAGCGCATACGTTTCCGTCTGGCAAATGCTCCCGAGGAATGGATGAAAGCAGAAATTTTCCTTATAGGGAACAACGTTCGGGACGATAGGTCAGTTACCATACACGGGCACTTAAAGGAATCTGAAACTTATGAGGAGCTGCTGCCTGGAATGTTTGTCAATGCCAAAATTGAGGTAGGAACATTAGAAATGTACGCCGTACCAGAAGAAGCCATCGTAAGATATCAAGGCAACCAATATATTTTTGAAGCATTGGGCAACCGCACTGAAGGTAACGCAACAATGATGGATTATGAAATGCTCGAAGTTGAAAAGGGCAATGCGGAGGATGGTTTTGTAGCAATTGAATTAAAAGATAAATCGAGATCTATTGAATCTATAGATCTGGTATTAAAAGATGCATTTACACTTCTGGCCAAAGCAAAAAACAGTGAAGAAGAAGGTGGCGGACACGGACATTAA
- a CDS encoding Fur family transcriptional regulator, with product MTEIEKTLENHQVRPTAMRILIYKYLAEKKIAVALTDIEYAFAKAERTTLYRTLKTFEEKKIVHQIDDGTGISKYALCESGCNCEIEQDLHLHFHCNNCNETVCLTEHKIPQIKVPDGFVSENVNLVVKGICDKCSGQ from the coding sequence ATGACAGAAATAGAAAAAACATTAGAAAATCATCAAGTACGTCCTACGGCGATGCGTATTTTGATTTATAAATACTTGGCTGAAAAGAAGATTGCGGTGGCGTTAACTGATATTGAGTACGCTTTCGCGAAAGCGGAACGTACCACATTATATCGTACACTCAAAACCTTTGAAGAAAAGAAGATCGTTCACCAAATAGATGACGGTACGGGAATTTCAAAATATGCTTTGTGCGAAAGTGGTTGCAACTGTGAGATTGAACAAGATTTACACTTGCATTTCCATTGTAACAATTGCAACGAAACTGTGTGTCTTACGGAACATAAAATTCCTCAAATTAAAGTACCTGATGGCTTTGTTTCAGAGAATGTAAACCTAGTCGTAAAAGGAATATGCGATAAATGCAGTGGTCAATAA
- a CDS encoding DUF3703 domain-containing protein, giving the protein MRLNIKIPKHLKQAYSKELELYRNNLEMEEFAIAWYHLERSHIIGQSYPMEHTYSHWLMLKFGLMQKNTKEVFGQIIRLIVGGWKSFINHVPLGNTGGSNVPPLKRMPIPNDIINLFNIK; this is encoded by the coding sequence ATGAGGTTGAATATTAAAATACCAAAACATCTAAAACAGGCATATAGTAAAGAGTTAGAGTTATACCGCAATAACTTAGAAATGGAAGAATTTGCTATTGCTTGGTATCATTTAGAAAGAAGTCACATTATAGGTCAATCGTATCCAATGGAGCATACCTATTCACATTGGTTAATGTTGAAATTTGGGTTGATGCAAAAGAATACTAAAGAAGTATTTGGTCAAATAATTAGATTAATCGTTGGTGGTTGGAAGTCGTTTATTAATCACGTGCCATTAGGTAATACAGGAGGTTCAAATGTGCCACCATTAAAACGTATGCCTATACCAAATGACATAATTAACTTATTCAATATCAAATGA
- a CDS encoding heavy metal translocating P-type ATPase, whose translation MKKKKVNLRDIDTQKHSGEHSHDDGHNHSSPESVSKFKTYVPAIFSFVMLMIGIAVDYFDALPFFKGWVRIVWYTVAYIPVGFPVIKEGWNSIKNGDFFTEFFLMSIATLGAFAIGEYPEGVAVMLFYAVGELFQQAAVNRAKGNIKALLDVRPNEALVFRNGDFISVNPETVEIGEKIQVRVGEKVPLDGLLLSEKGSFNTAALTGESKPDTVQKGASVFAGSINLDGVIEVEATKEFKDSSIARILDMVQNATARKSKTELFIRKFARVYTPIVVFLAIGLTLLPYFFVDDYVFRDWLYRALIFLVISCPCALVISIPLGYFGGLGAASRNGILFKGASFLDAMTQVNTVVMDKTGTVTKGVFKIKEVISDSAFAKADFMKYLMAMEEKSTHPIAKAIMEYKAEGADYDATEVTEIAGKGLKGTVNGKTVLVGNKALMTSNAIDVPSETDSIVQSIVMVGIDGKFAGYVTIADELKEDAHQAIKEIRASGIIKIIMLSGDKDSITQQVAKELGIDWAKGGLLPEDKLNEVEKLKAQPGTKVAFIGDGINDAPVLAASDVGIAMGGLGSDVAIETADVIIQNDQPSKIARAIKIGRSTRSIVWQNIVLAFGVKIIVLILGAGGLATMWEAVFADVGVALLAILNAVRLQKMKWD comes from the coding sequence ATGAAAAAGAAAAAAGTAAACTTAAGAGATATAGACACGCAGAAACATTCTGGTGAGCACAGTCACGATGATGGACACAATCACAGCAGTCCAGAAAGTGTTTCAAAATTCAAGACGTATGTACCTGCTATTTTCAGCTTTGTAATGCTTATGATAGGTATTGCAGTTGATTATTTTGACGCCTTACCATTTTTCAAAGGATGGGTGAGAATTGTATGGTATACAGTGGCGTATATTCCTGTTGGCTTTCCAGTAATTAAAGAAGGCTGGAACAGTATTAAGAATGGAGATTTCTTTACAGAATTCTTCTTAATGTCCATTGCGACTTTAGGTGCATTCGCCATTGGCGAATATCCAGAAGGTGTAGCTGTGATGTTATTTTATGCTGTAGGTGAACTGTTTCAACAAGCCGCAGTGAATCGAGCAAAGGGAAATATCAAGGCATTACTTGATGTGCGTCCTAATGAGGCTTTGGTTTTTCGTAATGGTGATTTTATTTCTGTGAATCCTGAGACTGTAGAAATTGGCGAAAAAATTCAAGTACGCGTAGGAGAAAAAGTGCCTCTTGATGGATTATTACTTTCAGAGAAGGGTTCTTTCAATACCGCTGCTCTTACCGGAGAAAGTAAACCAGATACCGTCCAGAAAGGAGCATCCGTATTTGCAGGAAGTATCAATCTTGATGGAGTTATTGAGGTAGAAGCGACAAAGGAGTTTAAGGACAGTTCTATTGCACGTATCCTAGATATGGTACAGAATGCAACAGCTCGTAAATCTAAAACTGAATTATTCATTAGGAAATTTGCTCGTGTTTATACGCCTATTGTAGTTTTCTTAGCGATAGGTCTCACATTACTTCCTTACTTTTTTGTAGATGATTATGTTTTTAGAGACTGGTTATATCGAGCTTTAATCTTTCTTGTAATCTCCTGTCCTTGTGCATTGGTAATCTCTATTCCGCTGGGATATTTTGGTGGATTGGGAGCAGCATCTCGTAATGGGATTTTATTCAAGGGAGCTTCTTTTCTAGACGCAATGACCCAAGTTAATACCGTTGTGATGGATAAAACTGGAACGGTAACTAAAGGTGTGTTCAAAATAAAGGAAGTTATAAGTGATTCCGCTTTCGCGAAAGCGGACTTTATGAAATACTTAATGGCAATGGAAGAGAAATCCACTCATCCCATTGCTAAAGCCATAATGGAATACAAAGCCGAAGGTGCCGACTATGATGCAACCGAAGTAACTGAAATCGCAGGAAAAGGATTGAAAGGAACCGTAAACGGGAAAACCGTGCTGGTAGGAAACAAAGCTTTAATGACTTCAAACGCTATTGACGTTCCATCAGAAACTGATAGTATTGTTCAATCCATAGTGATGGTCGGAATTGACGGTAAATTTGCTGGTTATGTAACCATTGCAGATGAGTTGAAAGAGGATGCTCATCAAGCCATTAAAGAAATACGTGCGTCAGGTATTATTAAAATTATTATGCTATCGGGCGATAAAGATTCTATTACTCAGCAAGTAGCCAAAGAATTAGGCATCGATTGGGCAAAAGGAGGATTACTCCCAGAAGATAAACTCAACGAAGTAGAAAAACTTAAAGCACAACCAGGCACTAAGGTTGCTTTTATAGGAGATGGAATTAACGATGCACCTGTACTTGCTGCCAGTGATGTAGGAATCGCGATGGGAGGCCTTGGAAGTGATGTTGCTATTGAAACCGCAGATGTCATCATTCAAAATGACCAACCCTCGAAGATTGCACGTGCTATAAAAATAGGACGTTCCACAAGAAGTATTGTTTGGCAGAATATTGTTCTAGCCTTTGGAGTCAAAATTATAGTTCTAATTTTGGGAGCAGGTGGTCTAGCCACAATGTGGGAAGCTGTATTTGCCGATGTGGGTGTAGCATTGCTCGCTATTTTAAATGCCGTTAGGTTGCAAAAAATGAAGTGGGATTAA
- a CDS encoding DUF2892 domain-containing protein produces the protein MKKNMGALDKSLRVLVAVLIALLYYLNVITGTLAYVLMGIAIIFLITSFINFCPLYTILGINTCKRK, from the coding sequence ATGAAAAAAAATATGGGAGCTTTAGATAAAAGCTTAAGAGTATTAGTTGCTGTACTAATTGCACTATTGTATTATCTAAATGTTATTACCGGAACTCTAGCTTACGTTTTAATGGGTATTGCAATAATATTTTTAATAACCAGCTTTATCAATTTTTGTCCACTTTATACCATATTAGGTATAAACACGTGCAAACGAAAGTAA
- a CDS encoding ATP-dependent Clp protease adaptor ClpS: MSTKEKIQEEHEVSTLEQPNNEIVVYNDDVNTFDHVIDTLIYACDHTPEQAEQCTILVHYKGQCTVKTGAYKELEPRCTMLLEAGLSAEII, encoded by the coding sequence ATGAGTACAAAAGAAAAAATACAAGAAGAACACGAGGTAAGTACCTTAGAACAACCTAATAATGAAATTGTTGTTTATAATGACGATGTTAATACGTTTGATCACGTCATAGATACTTTAATTTATGCTTGTGATCATACACCAGAACAAGCAGAGCAATGTACAATTTTGGTACATTATAAAGGACAATGTACAGTTAAGACTGGAGCCTATAAAGAATTAGAACCACGATGTACAATGTTATTAGAAGCAGGATTAAGTGCTGAAATAATTTAA
- a CDS encoding M57 family metalloprotease — translation MKKIKFMALASLCFILGLQSCQKNEDTIIDEEVAAIEVSAELLAKLAKAQINTDNAKIVDFMLPDGSTKEMIEVEGDLFMSEEDILNLDDDASASERNYRTNNLVSQGKTITIIGYTGGSNALSTKERTALQWAVDNYNALSGVSISFQLSFGTNYSSKDMVVYHNPSQSGAGGSAGFPSNGNPHKFVQIYGLDNYDTNVVEHVITHEIGHSIGFRHTDWFNRASCGQNQNEGAGSIGAIDLGGNNPETSVMLACFSSGEDGEFGTDDINALQIMY, via the coding sequence ATGAAGAAAATTAAATTTATGGCTTTAGCTAGCCTATGTTTTATTCTAGGATTACAATCATGTCAAAAAAACGAAGACACGATTATAGACGAAGAAGTTGCAGCAATAGAAGTGTCTGCAGAGCTTTTAGCTAAATTGGCAAAAGCACAAATTAATACCGACAATGCTAAAATAGTAGACTTCATGCTTCCTGATGGTTCAACTAAAGAAATGATTGAAGTTGAAGGTGATCTTTTTATGAGCGAAGAAGACATTTTAAACTTAGATGATGATGCTTCAGCATCAGAGCGAAATTATCGTACAAATAATTTAGTGTCACAGGGTAAAACCATTACTATTATTGGATATACAGGTGGTAGTAATGCCTTATCAACCAAAGAGAGAACTGCTTTGCAATGGGCTGTTGATAATTACAATGCGCTAAGCGGAGTTTCAATTTCATTTCAATTATCATTTGGGACTAATTACTCTTCAAAAGATATGGTAGTATATCATAATCCTAGTCAATCTGGAGCAGGAGGATCTGCAGGTTTTCCAAGCAATGGTAATCCTCATAAATTTGTTCAAATTTATGGTTTAGACAACTACGATACTAATGTTGTGGAGCATGTTATTACGCACGAAATTGGTCACTCCATAGGTTTTAGACACACAGATTGGTTTAATAGAGCTAGTTGTGGTCAAAATCAAAATGAAGGAGCAGGATCTATTGGTGCAATAGATTTAGGAGGTAATAATCCAGAGACATCTGTTATGCTAGCATGCTTTAGTAGTGGAGAGGATGGCGAGTTTGGAACTGACGATATCAATGCGCTTCAAATTATGTATTAA
- the prmA gene encoding 50S ribosomal protein L11 methyltransferase, producing MSNIIYIGYYFKVQPMQPGTEILIAELGYAGFESFVETEEGVTAYIQKEEYNASILDDIQILKSDEFEITYTFDEIEQTNWNEEWEKNFNPIVVDDMCAVRAPFHDKFDTQYDIIIEPKMSFGTGHHETTHMMIQHILKNDFTDKSVLDMGCGTAVLAILAEMKGAKPLDAIDIDNWCYLNSLENVERNNCKHISVYEGEAALLKDKKYDTIIANINRNILLNDIAAYSKCLDAKGTLFLSGFYQEDISMIEKECNNNQLFLKDTLTKNNWVALKFEKQ from the coding sequence ATGTCAAATATTATTTACATAGGGTATTACTTTAAAGTGCAACCCATGCAACCAGGAACAGAAATCCTGATAGCAGAACTAGGTTACGCAGGATTTGAAAGTTTTGTAGAAACCGAAGAAGGGGTTACAGCATACATTCAAAAAGAAGAATATAACGCTTCCATTTTGGACGATATCCAAATATTAAAGTCGGACGAGTTTGAAATCACCTATACCTTTGACGAAATTGAGCAAACCAATTGGAACGAAGAGTGGGAGAAAAACTTTAACCCAATAGTGGTTGATGATATGTGTGCAGTACGTGCACCATTTCATGATAAGTTTGACACACAATACGATATTATCATCGAGCCAAAGATGAGTTTTGGAACCGGACATCATGAAACCACACACATGATGATCCAGCATATTCTTAAAAACGACTTTACAGATAAGTCCGTTTTAGATATGGGATGCGGTACAGCTGTTTTAGCAATACTAGCAGAGATGAAAGGAGCAAAACCATTAGATGCAATAGATATAGACAACTGGTGCTACTTAAATAGCTTAGAAAATGTGGAGCGTAACAATTGTAAACATATTTCTGTTTACGAAGGGGAAGCAGCACTTTTAAAAGATAAAAAGTACGACACTATTATTGCAAACATTAATCGTAACATTTTATTAAATGACATCGCAGCATATTCTAAATGTTTGGATGCAAAAGGCACCTTGTTTTTAAGTGGTTTTTACCAAGAAGACATCTCAATGATAGAAAAAGAGTGTAATAATAATCAACTTTTTTTAAAGGATACATTAACCAAAAATAATTGGGTTGCACTTAAGTTTGAGAAGCAGTAA
- the tpiA gene encoding triose-phosphate isomerase, translated as MRKNIVAGNWKMNNDLPQSEALISDLKRQTKTSNAEVMIAPTFTNLWHAFEATRHDDIEVIAQNMHFAENGAYTGEVSADMLKSVGIQTVILGHSERRAYFNEDDAILAKKVDQALSKDLRVIFCFGEELADRKAANHEAVVESQIKNALFHLDASTFKNIVLAYEPVWAIGTGETASPEQAQDMHKFIRKTLNDKYGNQVADDMTILYGGSVKPANAKEIFSKPDVDGGLIGGAALKAEDFYAIVNAF; from the coding sequence ATGAGAAAAAACATAGTAGCCGGAAATTGGAAAATGAATAACGATTTACCACAATCAGAAGCATTAATTTCAGATTTAAAAAGACAAACAAAAACATCTAATGCAGAGGTTATGATTGCGCCAACATTTACCAACTTATGGCATGCTTTTGAAGCTACAAGACATGACGATATCGAGGTTATTGCACAAAACATGCACTTCGCAGAAAATGGTGCATACACAGGAGAGGTAAGTGCAGACATGCTTAAAAGCGTAGGTATCCAAACAGTAATTTTGGGTCACTCAGAGCGTCGTGCATATTTTAACGAAGACGATGCTATTTTAGCTAAAAAAGTAGACCAAGCCTTATCTAAAGACTTACGCGTAATTTTCTGTTTTGGAGAAGAGCTAGCAGACCGTAAAGCAGCAAACCACGAAGCAGTGGTAGAAAGTCAAATCAAAAACGCATTGTTTCATTTAGACGCTTCAACATTCAAAAATATCGTGTTGGCTTATGAGCCTGTATGGGCAATCGGAACAGGAGAAACAGCAAGTCCAGAACAAGCACAAGACATGCACAAATTTATCCGTAAAACATTAAACGACAAATACGGTAACCAAGTTGCAGATGACATGACTATCCTTTACGGAGGGAGTGTAAAACCAGCAAACGCCAAAGAAATTTTCTCAAAACCAGACGTAGATGGTGGATTAATTGGAGGAGCAGCCTTAAAAGCCGAAGATTTTTACGCAATCGTAAATGCCTTTTAA
- a CDS encoding ABC transporter permease encodes MTTYLLNKTGYALLTLFGVITVIFLLFSVLPGDPAQMMLGQNEDSQQLAIIKKKYGFDKPVATQYLYYLNDLSPVSFHSKTEGDYTYLSQNKYAATQLFAIGNTTMVVKFPYLRESFTKQGKKVSQVLSETLPNTFVLAVSAILIAIFLGVILGVVSALKKDTFLDKTIQILSTLGMSVPSFFSAILFAWLFGFVLHKYTNLEMTGSLYELDDFGEKMHVKWKNLILPAIVLGIRPLAVVIQLMRNSLLEVLNQDYIRTARAKGLSEFQIIKKHAIKNALNPVVTAISGWFASMLAGAVFVEYIFGWNGLGKEIVNALNTLDLPVIMGSVLIIALLFIIINIFVDIIYTWLDPKVKLE; translated from the coding sequence CTGACAACATACCTTCTAAATAAAACAGGTTACGCATTACTTACATTATTTGGTGTAATAACCGTTATATTCTTATTATTTAGTGTGCTTCCAGGAGATCCAGCACAAATGATGTTGGGTCAAAATGAGGATAGTCAGCAACTAGCAATTATCAAAAAAAAATACGGTTTTGATAAGCCTGTTGCAACGCAATATTTGTATTATTTAAACGATTTGTCTCCAGTATCATTTCACTCAAAAACAGAAGGTGACTACACTTATTTAAGTCAAAATAAATACGCAGCAACACAACTATTTGCAATTGGCAATACTACAATGGTTGTTAAATTTCCATACCTACGCGAGTCTTTTACAAAGCAAGGTAAAAAAGTAAGCCAAGTATTATCAGAGACGTTACCCAATACGTTTGTATTGGCAGTTTCAGCAATACTAATCGCAATCTTTTTAGGTGTTATATTAGGCGTGGTTTCTGCATTAAAAAAAGATACTTTTTTAGATAAAACCATTCAAATATTAAGTACCTTAGGTATGAGTGTACCATCCTTTTTCAGCGCCATATTATTTGCATGGTTATTTGGATTTGTATTGCATAAATACACCAATCTAGAAATGACAGGAAGTCTTTACGAGTTGGATGATTTTGGCGAAAAAATGCACGTAAAATGGAAAAACTTAATCCTACCAGCAATCGTATTAGGGATAAGGCCATTAGCAGTCGTGATACAATTAATGCGCAACTCCCTATTAGAAGTACTTAATCAAGATTATATCAGGACAGCCAGAGCAAAAGGCTTATCAGAGTTTCAGATTATTAAAAAACACGCTATTAAAAACGCATTAAACCCAGTAGTAACTGCAATCTCAGGTTGGTTTGCAAGTATGCTAGCAGGCGCAGTGTTTGTGGAGTATATTTTTGGTTGGAACGGATTAGGAAAAGAAATTGTAAACGCACTTAACACCTTAGATTTACCTGTAATTATGGGATCTGTGTTAATAATAGCCTTACTATTCATAATAATTAATATTTTTGTAGATATAATATACACTTGGTTAGATCCAAAAGTTAAATTAGAATAA
- a CDS encoding BT_3928 family protein, which yields MKYIVGFLRIFVGIFFIISGFIKLNDPIGFAFKLEEYFGPTVLDLPFFIPYALGISIIVVVFEVLLGIFLIIGYKPKFTIWSLLLMIIFFTFLTFYSAYFDKVKDCGCFGDAMKMDPWESFGKDVFLLVLILIIFFGIKYVKPFFGKLATTILSLLSFIACLGFAYHVLRHLPSIDFRPFKIGNNITDNMIVPDDAPQPVIEYTWTFNENGTEKQYITDGSYPESPGEYLTVTTKTISEGYEPPIHDFSIEKDGEDFTQDILTRPNVLLVVNYNLAKSESDGLMAVKQITDKAIANGYDVIGLTASGPDEANGVISNYKLGFEYYFCDETALKTIIRSNPGLLKLEKGTIIQKVHWNDIDQLELPKVDRPAPKVIDDGTAHVVDDKVLNKEAFEALQLSEDQIEKVSVFKGASEVKTVIDSINTATGKNYTSIVKIVTKKTE from the coding sequence ATGAAATACATAGTCGGTTTTTTAAGAATATTTGTTGGTATATTTTTTATTATTTCAGGATTTATAAAGCTTAATGATCCAATCGGATTTGCTTTTAAATTAGAAGAATATTTTGGGCCAACCGTTTTAGATTTACCATTTTTTATTCCTTATGCTTTAGGGATTTCAATAATAGTTGTCGTTTTTGAGGTGCTTTTAGGTATATTTTTAATTATTGGATATAAACCTAAATTTACAATTTGGAGTTTATTATTAATGATAATATTCTTCACATTTTTAACCTTTTACTCAGCGTACTTTGATAAAGTAAAAGACTGTGGTTGCTTTGGTGATGCTATGAAAATGGATCCATGGGAAAGCTTCGGTAAAGATGTTTTTCTATTAGTTTTAATTTTAATTATTTTCTTTGGAATAAAATACGTTAAGCCATTTTTTGGTAAACTAGCTACCACTATTTTGTCTTTATTAAGTTTTATAGCTTGTTTAGGTTTTGCTTACCATGTGTTAAGGCATTTACCAAGTATTGATTTTAGACCATTTAAAATAGGAAACAACATTACAGATAACATGATTGTGCCAGATGATGCACCACAACCAGTAATTGAGTATACGTGGACGTTTAATGAAAATGGTACAGAAAAACAATATATAACAGACGGTTCATACCCTGAATCTCCAGGAGAATATCTTACAGTGACAACAAAAACAATATCGGAAGGTTATGAGCCACCAATCCATGATTTTTCAATTGAAAAAGATGGTGAGGATTTTACTCAGGACATCCTAACGCGACCAAATGTACTATTGGTAGTTAATTACAACTTAGCAAAATCTGAAAGTGATGGTTTAATGGCTGTAAAACAAATTACAGATAAAGCAATCGCAAATGGTTATGACGTTATTGGTTTAACAGCATCTGGACCAGATGAGGCAAATGGTGTAATCTCAAATTATAAATTAGGTTTTGAGTATTATTTCTGTGACGAGACTGCTTTAAAAACAATCATCCGTTCTAATCCAGGATTATTAAAATTAGAAAAAGGGACCATCATCCAAAAAGTACATTGGAATGATATTGATCAATTAGAACTACCAAAAGTAGATAGACCAGCACCTAAGGTTATAGATGATGGAACAGCACATGTAGTTGATGATAAAGTTTTAAATAAAGAAGCATTTGAAGCTTTACAGTTAAGTGAAGATCAAATTGAAAAGGTATCTGTTTTTAAAGGAGCTTCAGAGGTTAAAACAGTTATTGATTCAATAAACACAGCTACTGGTAAAAATTACACAAGTATTGTAAAAATTGTAACAAAAAAAACAGAATAA
- a CDS encoding DUF1599 domain-containing protein — protein MQDTSKQYDAVIKTCRDLFINKMTDYGSAWRILRLPSLTDQIFIKAQRIRGLQQNDVRKVDEGEQSEFIGIINYCIMALIQLQKGVVEQPDLEVEEATVLYDEQVKATKQLMKDKNHDYGEAWRDMRVSSLTDLILQKLLRVKQIEDNSGKTIVSEGIDANYQDMINYAIFAMIHLTEQ, from the coding sequence ATGCAAGATACTTCAAAACAATACGATGCTGTAATAAAAACCTGTCGTGACCTTTTTATTAATAAAATGACAGATTATGGTAGTGCATGGCGAATTTTACGTTTACCATCATTAACCGATCAAATTTTTATAAAAGCACAACGTATTAGAGGTTTGCAACAAAACGATGTGCGTAAAGTTGACGAAGGTGAGCAAAGCGAATTTATCGGGATTATCAACTATTGTATTATGGCATTAATACAACTCCAAAAAGGAGTGGTAGAGCAGCCAGATTTGGAAGTCGAAGAAGCGACTGTTTTATATGACGAACAAGTAAAAGCAACAAAGCAGTTAATGAAGGACAAAAACCATGATTATGGAGAGGCTTGGAGAGACATGCGTGTTAGTAGTTTAACCGATTTAATTTTACAAAAATTATTACGTGTTAAGCAAATTGAAGATAATTCAGGTAAAACAATAGTAAGTGAAGGCATTGATGCTAATTATCAAGACATGATTAATTACGCCATTTTTGCAATGATACATTTAACAGAACAATAA